The Erythrolamprus reginae isolate rEryReg1 chromosome 3, rEryReg1.hap1, whole genome shotgun sequence genome contains a region encoding:
- the DIPK1A gene encoding divergent protein kinase domain 1A — protein sequence MARRVSAGAWLRKPYYGQVRFSYMRMKYLFFSWLGVFIGSWIIYVQYSSYTELCRGHDCKKIICDKYKSGVIDGSACSSLCTRQTLYFGKCLSTQPNNQMYIGEWGNFQGVIKCQMEEIAHIDLRTELEPRKETILFDKPTRGTTVQKFKEMVYGLFKAKLGEQGNLPELVNLILTEADGNKDGRVSLPEAKSAWALLQLNEFLLMVILQDKEHTPKLLGFCGDLYVMEKVEYTSLFGISLPWILELFIPFGFRRSMDQWFTPSWPRKAKIAIGLLEFVEDIFHGPYGNFLMCDMSAKNLGYNEKYDLKMLDMRKIVPEMNLKELIKDRHCESDLDCVYGSDCRTVCDQSKMKCTTEIIQPNLAKVCHLLKDYLLLGAPLEIHEELEKQLYSCIALKVSANQMEMEHSLILNNLKTLLWKKISHTDVS from the exons ATGGCGAGGAGGGTCTCTGCGGGGGCCTGGCTGAGGAAGCCCTACTACGGGCAG GTTCGCTTCTCTTATATGCGGATGAAATATCTGTTCTTCTCTTGGCTAGGAGTATTTATTGGCAGCTGGATTATTTATGTTCAGTACTCATCTTACACAGAACTTTGCAGAGGGCATGACTGCAAGAAAATAATA TGTGATAAATACAAGAGTGGGGTTATTGATGGATCAGCATGTAGTAGCCTGTGTACAAGACAAACACTTTATTTCGGAAAATGTTTGTCAACCCAGCCCAACAATCAG ATGTACATAGGAGAATGGGGTAATTTTCAAGGAGTTATAAAATGCCAGATGGAAGAAATTGCTCATATTGATCTCAGAACTGAACTAGAACCAAGGAAAGAAACCATTCTGTTCGATAAACCAACTAGAGGAACTACTGTTCAAAAATTCAAAGAGATGGTCTATGGGCTTTTTAAA GCAAAACTGGGAGAGCAAGGAAATCTTCCTGAGTTGGTTAATCTTATCTTGACTGAGGCTGATGGGAATAAAGATGGCCGTGTTTCCTTGCCAGAAGCAAAGTCAGCATGGGCCCTTCTCCAGTTAAATGAATTCCTGCTCATGGTAATTCTCCAGGATAAAGAACACACtcccaaattgttggggttttgtgGAGATCTTTATGTGATGGAAAAAGTTGAATATACCTCTCTTTTTGGAATAAGCCTTCCGTGGATCTTAGAACTTTTCATCCCTTTTGGTTTCAGAAGGAGTATGGATCAGTGGTTTACTCCGTCATGGCCCAGAAAGGCAAAAATAGCTATAGGGCTCCTAGAATTTGTGGAAGACATTTTCCATGGACCATATGGAAATTTTCTTATGTGTGATATGAGTGCCAAAAACCTGGGCTATAATGAGAAATATGACTTAAAAATGTTGGATATGAGAAAAATAGTGCCAGAAATGAATTTAAAAGAACTTATTAAAGATCGTCACTGTGAGTCTGACCTGGATTGTGTATATGGCTCCGACTGTAGAACTGTATGTGACCAAAGTAAAATGAAATGTACTACAGaaataattcagccaaatttagCAAAGGTGTGCCATTTGCTTAAAGACTATCTGCTTCTCGGGGCTCCTTTAGAAATACATGAAGAATTAGAGAAACAACTGTACTCTTGCATCGCCCTGAAGGTTTCAGCCAATCAGATGGAAATGGAACATTCCTTAATACTCAATAACTTGAAAACACTATTGTGGAAGAAAATATCTCATACAGATGTTTCTTAG